One segment of Ricinus communis isolate WT05 ecotype wild-type chromosome 8, ASM1957865v1, whole genome shotgun sequence DNA contains the following:
- the LOC8273071 gene encoding retinoblastoma-related protein-like yields the protein MLKSKDSSSSQGTTDIKAVKRKIGETEFTEAAFPVLHSPASHATGRSVLVGAQVTRKWLETVISPLPSKPSAELERMLGIHDDKSILDEVMTRANVVLSALFPKRQTVSSLQDVNLMESMWSEQRRSEALKLYYRVLESVCQSEAGKSNTSDHLSGLLSNERFHRCLLACSAELVSAAQTGTGMLLSVIFERTGVTAFDLSKVIESFIIHEPTLPRELRRHLNSMEEQLLERRVWEKGSSLYNSLVVARPALSDEINSLQLLAQPMPSLETVSPTYFGGLLCSTILQKHKLSQAQDRGTISPKRPCTEHADVVLKHNSTYCPKTDCPTAFSTPQTKQTSASPSSSLQNMFTSPTCSDTAINVLFSKMAKLGAIRTQSIAERLKLSKQFREKVYFLFQQILNQRTTLFFNRHMDQIVLCCFYGLAKMSGVNLTFKQIYDNYMKQPQCRSQIFWSVSGNHERNGGQYAEMITFYNRIFLPSVKSFLEEIHHREPPTQVPDIKNIDSAFPSLPDISPKKVSPSHNVYLSPVRLSKDDLNSNMTKSYYAFVGESIYPYETPSKQLSDINERLNRTKKVKRRLNFDNEGVAVISDDVVLNSLFPQNNKCGTS from the exons ATGTTGAAAAGCAAGGACAGTAGTTCATCTCAAGGCACCACAGATATCAAGGCAGTGAAG AGAAAGATCGGTGAAACTGAATTTACAGAAGCTGCATTCCCTGTGTTACACTCTCCTGCATCGCATGCAACTGGTAGAAGCGTTCTTGTTGGTGCTCAGGTTACAAGAAAATGGCTTGAAACTGTTATTTCTCCGCTTCCTTCAAAACCATCTGCAGAGCTGGAGCGAATGCTAGGTATTCATGATGATAAGAGTATACTTGATGAAGTGATGACAAGAGCCAATGTTGTGTTGTCGGCCTTATTTCCAAAGCGGCAAACTGTGTCGAGTCTGCAAGACGTCAACTTGATGGAAAGCATGTGGTCAGAGCAGAGGCGCAGCGAAGCTCTCAAACTATATTATAGAGTTCTGGAATCTGTGTGTCAATCAGAGGCTGGAAAGTCGAACACTAGCGATCATTTGAGTGGTTTACTGAGCAATGAGAGGTTTCATAGATGCCTGCTTGCTTGTTCTGCTGAACTAGTTTCAGCAGCGCAGACAGGGACCGGGATGCTGCTGTCTGTGATTTTTGAGAGAACAGGAGTAACAGCTTTTGACCTGAGTAAAGTGATCGAGAGTTTTATCATCCATGAGCCAACGCTTCCCAGGGAATTGAGACGGCATCTTAATTCAATGGAAGAGCAGCTGTTAGAGAGGAGAGTGTGGGAAAAAGGTTCATCTTTGTATAATTCTTTAGTTGTTGCAAGACCAGCTCTTTCTGATGAAATAAACTCACTTCAGCTATTGGCCCAACCTATGCCGTCACTTGAAACTGTCAGCCCTACTTATTTTGGAGGCTTACTTTGCTCAACTATCCTGCAAAAGCACAAACTTTCACAAg CCCAGGATAGAGGCACTATCTCACCAAAGAGACCTTGTACAGAACATGCTGATGTGGTGCTAAAGCACAATTCCACTTATTGTCCAAAAACAGATTGTCCGACAGCTTTTAGCACTCCCCAGACCAAGCAAACATCAGCATCCCCATCATCATCTTTGCAAAATATGTTTACAAG CCCAACATGCTCGGATACAGCAATCAATGTTCTTTTCAGTAAG ATGGCAAAGTTAGGTGCTATCAGAACTCAAAGTATAGCTGAAAGGTTAAAACTCTCTAAACAGTTCAGGGAGAAagtctattttcttttccagcAGATCCTCAATCAGAGGACTACCCTTTTCTTTAATCGACATATGGATCAAATTGTCCTCTGTTGCTTTTATGGCCTTGCAAAG ATGTCTGGAGTAAATCTGACttttaaacaaatttatgacAACTATATGAAGCAACCACAATGCAGATCTCAAATTTTTTGGTCCGTATCAGGCAATCATGAG AGAAATGGGGGACAATATGCTGAAATGATTACATTTTACAATAGAATTTTCCTTCCTAGTGTCAAATCTTTCTTGGAGGAGATTCACCATAGAGAACCACCAACACAAGTTCCtgacattaaaaatatag ATTCTGCATTTCCAAGCCTTCCTGACATTTCTCCAAAGAAAGTCTCCCCATCACATAATGTCTATCTCTCTCCAGTACGACTGTCAAAG GATGATTTGAACTCAAATATGACCAAGAGCTATTACGCATTTGTTGGAGAGAGCATTTACCCTTATGAAACTCCTTCAAAACAACTTTCAGATATCAACGAGCGCTTGAATAG GACCAAGAAGGTTAAGCGCAGGCTCAACTTTGACAATGAAGGTGTAGCTGTGATTAGTGATGATGTTGTCCTCAACAGTTTATTTCCACAGAACAATAAATGTGGTACCTCCTAA
- the LOC8273072 gene encoding potassium transporter 4 isoform X2, whose protein sequence is MEPESGLRSPSNPSQLSWVNLSRNLILAYQSFGVVYGDLSTSPLYVFTSTFAGKLRNHHNEEVIFGAFSLIFWTLTLIPLTKYVFILLSADDNGEGGTFALYSLLCRHAKFSLLPNQQAADEELSTYKYGPSGQSSGSHALKRFLEKHKRLRIALLVVVLFGACMVIGDGVLTPAISVLSSVSGLEVTETKLTKGELVLLACVILVGLFALQHCGTHRVAFMFAPIVIIWLLSIFSIGLYNILYWNPKIIRAISPYYIIKFFGVTGKDGWISLGGILLSITGLACMTVMFITTFLTSLVIIFVWQKTILLSASFLLFFWFIEGVYLSAALMKVPQGGWAPLVLSVIFMLIMYIWHYGTRKKYNFDLHNKVSLKWLLGLGPSLGIVRVPGIGLIYSELATGVPAIFSHFVTNLPAFHKVLVFVCVKSVPVPYVSPEERFLIGRVCPRPYRMYRCIVRYGYKDIQKDDGDFENKLIQSIAEFIQMEAVEPQFSSSESPSLDGRMAVMSTRSVQSSLSLIVTEADIISIDSIQSSKSLTLQSLRSAYDDDNPQIRRRQVRFQLPPNPAMDPSVREELMDLIEAKEAGVAYIMGHSYVKARRTSSFLKKLAIDMGYSFLRKNCRGPAVALNIPHISLIEVGMIYYV, encoded by the exons ATGGAGCCCGAATCTGGACTTCGCTCTCCTTCTAATCCTTCTCAg CTTTCATGGGTTAATCTTTCCAGGAATCTAATATTAGCATACCAAAGCTTCGGTGTAGTATATGGAGATCTTAGTACTTCACCTCTCTACGTTTTTACAAGCACATTTGCTGGGAAGTTACGTAATCATCACAATGAAGAAGTAATATTCGGTgcattttctttgattttctgGACTCTTACTCTGATACCCTTGACTAAGTATGTCTTTATCCTACTCAGCGCAGATGATAACGGTGAAG GTGGCACATTTGCTCTTTATTCATTGCTTTGTAGGCATGCAAAGTTTAGCTTACTTCCCAATCAACAAGCAGCTGATGAAGAACTCTCAACTTACAAGTATGGCCCCTCAGGACAGAGTTCTGGCTCTCATGCACTGAAAAGATTTTTGGAAAAGCACAAAAGGCTACGGATTGCCCTGCTTGTTGTGGTATTATTTGGTGCTTGCATGGTTATAGGAGATGGTGTGCTTACTCCAGCAATATCAG TTTTATCATCAGTGTCGGGATTAGAAGTTACTGaaactaaattaacaaaag GTGAACTTGTGTTGCTTGCCTGTGTCATTCTGGTGGGCTTGTTCGCACTCCAGCATTGTGGCACTCACAGGGTAGCTTTTATGTTTGCACCTATTGTAATCATCTGGTTGTTGTCCATATTTTCCATTGGGTTGTACAACATTTTATACTGGAACCCAAAGATTATTCGTGCAATTTCTCCCTATTACATTATCAAGTTCTTTGGTGTGACTGGTAAAGATGGTTGGATCTCTCTCGGAGGAATCCTCCTTTCAATAACTG GACTTGCGTGTATGACAGTTATGTTCATCACAACATTTCTCACGTCGCTTGTCATAATCTTCGTTTGGCAGAAAACTATCCTACTGTCTGCTTCCTTCTTGCTATTTTTCTGGTTCATTGAGGGTGTCTACCTTTCAGCAGCTCTCATGAAAGTGCCTCAAGGAGGGTGGGCACCACTCGTGCTCTCAGTCATTTTTATGCTCATCATGTACATCTGGCATTATGGGACTCGTAAGAAGTACAACTTTGATCTGCACAACAAAGTATCATTGAAATGGCTTCTGGGCTTGGGACCCAGCCTTGGCATTGTCCGTGTGCCTGGTATAGGCCTCATATACTCAGAATTGGCGACTGGAGTACCTGCAATCTTCTCCCATTTTGTAACAAACCTTCCTGCATTTCACAAGGTTCTAGTGTTTGTTTGTGTAAAATCAGTCCCTGTTCCATATGTTTCTCCTGAAGAACGCTTTCTCATTGGTCGAGTATGCCCAAGACCATATCGCATGTATAGGTGCATAGTGAGATATGGGTACAAGGACATCCAGAAGGATGATGGAGATTTTGAGAACAAGCTCATACAAAGCATAGCTGAGTTCATCCAGATGGAAGCAGTAGAACCACAATTTTCTAGTTCTGAGAGTCCGTCACTCGATGGCAGGATGGCTGTTATGAGTACCAGATCTGTTCAATCAAGCTTGAGTTTAATAGTAACTGAAGCAGACATTATTAGCATCGACTCTATTCAAAGCAGCAAATCTTTAACCCTCCAGAGTCTGCGATCTGcttatgatgatgataatcCGCAAATTAGGAGGCGCCAAGTGAGATTTCAGTTGCCGCCAAATCCTGCTATGGATCCTTCAGTTAGAGAAGAGCTGATGGATTTGATCGAGGCAAAGGAAGCAGGTGTTGCTTATATAATGGGACACTCATATGTGAAGGCTAGGAGAACGTCCTCATTTTTGAAGAAGCTTGCTATTGATATGGGATATTCATTTCTTCGGAAGAACTGCAGGGGCCCTGCTGTGGCACTCAACATTCCTCACATCAGCCTTATTGAAGTTGGCATGATTTACTATGTCTAG
- the LOC8273072 gene encoding potassium transporter 4 isoform X1, protein MEPESGLRSPSNPSQLSWVNLSRNLILAYQSFGVVYGDLSTSPLYVFTSTFAGKLRNHHNEEVIFGAFSLIFWTLTLIPLTKYVFILLSADDNGEGGTFALYSLLCRHAKFSLLPNQQAADEELSTYKYGPSGQSSGSHALKRFLEKHKRLRIALLVVVLFGACMVIGDGVLTPAISVLSSVSGLEVTETKLTKGELVLLACVILVGLFALQHCGTHRVAFMFAPIVIIWLLSIFSIGLYNILYWNPKIIRAISPYYIIKFFGVTGKDGWISLGGILLSITGTEAMFADLGHFTALSIRLAFAFVIYPCLVVQYMGQAAFLSRNPTSIKNSFYDSIPEPVFWPVFIIATLAAIVGSQAVITATFSIVKQCHALGCFPRVKVVHTSKHIYGQIYIPEINWILMILTLAITLGFQDTTLIGNAYGLACMTVMFITTFLTSLVIIFVWQKTILLSASFLLFFWFIEGVYLSAALMKVPQGGWAPLVLSVIFMLIMYIWHYGTRKKYNFDLHNKVSLKWLLGLGPSLGIVRVPGIGLIYSELATGVPAIFSHFVTNLPAFHKVLVFVCVKSVPVPYVSPEERFLIGRVCPRPYRMYRCIVRYGYKDIQKDDGDFENKLIQSIAEFIQMEAVEPQFSSSESPSLDGRMAVMSTRSVQSSLSLIVTEADIISIDSIQSSKSLTLQSLRSAYDDDNPQIRRRQVRFQLPPNPAMDPSVREELMDLIEAKEAGVAYIMGHSYVKARRTSSFLKKLAIDMGYSFLRKNCRGPAVALNIPHISLIEVGMIYYV, encoded by the exons ATGGAGCCCGAATCTGGACTTCGCTCTCCTTCTAATCCTTCTCAg CTTTCATGGGTTAATCTTTCCAGGAATCTAATATTAGCATACCAAAGCTTCGGTGTAGTATATGGAGATCTTAGTACTTCACCTCTCTACGTTTTTACAAGCACATTTGCTGGGAAGTTACGTAATCATCACAATGAAGAAGTAATATTCGGTgcattttctttgattttctgGACTCTTACTCTGATACCCTTGACTAAGTATGTCTTTATCCTACTCAGCGCAGATGATAACGGTGAAG GTGGCACATTTGCTCTTTATTCATTGCTTTGTAGGCATGCAAAGTTTAGCTTACTTCCCAATCAACAAGCAGCTGATGAAGAACTCTCAACTTACAAGTATGGCCCCTCAGGACAGAGTTCTGGCTCTCATGCACTGAAAAGATTTTTGGAAAAGCACAAAAGGCTACGGATTGCCCTGCTTGTTGTGGTATTATTTGGTGCTTGCATGGTTATAGGAGATGGTGTGCTTACTCCAGCAATATCAG TTTTATCATCAGTGTCGGGATTAGAAGTTACTGaaactaaattaacaaaag GTGAACTTGTGTTGCTTGCCTGTGTCATTCTGGTGGGCTTGTTCGCACTCCAGCATTGTGGCACTCACAGGGTAGCTTTTATGTTTGCACCTATTGTAATCATCTGGTTGTTGTCCATATTTTCCATTGGGTTGTACAACATTTTATACTGGAACCCAAAGATTATTCGTGCAATTTCTCCCTATTACATTATCAAGTTCTTTGGTGTGACTGGTAAAGATGGTTGGATCTCTCTCGGAGGAATCCTCCTTTCAATAACTG GGACTGAAGCTATGTTTGCTGACCTTGGTCATTTTACGGCTTTATCTATTAGG CTGGCATTTGCATTTGTTATATACCCTTGTCTGGTGGTACAGTATATGGGTCAAGCTGCATTTCTATCTAGAAACCCCACCTCCATCAAAAACAGTTTCTATGACTCAATTCCTG AACCTGTATTTTGGCCTGTCTTTATTATTGCAACGCTTGCGGCTATTGTTGGGAGTCAGGCTGTCATTACTGCCACTTTCTCTATTGTTAAACAATGCCATGCCCTTGGTTGTTTTCCGCGAGTTAAAGTTGTCCATACCTCAAAACATATATATGGGCAAATCTACATCCCTGAAATAAATTGGATCCTCATGATCCTTACTCTAGCAATAACTCTTGGATTTCAAGACACAACTCTCATTGGAAATGCTTACG GACTTGCGTGTATGACAGTTATGTTCATCACAACATTTCTCACGTCGCTTGTCATAATCTTCGTTTGGCAGAAAACTATCCTACTGTCTGCTTCCTTCTTGCTATTTTTCTGGTTCATTGAGGGTGTCTACCTTTCAGCAGCTCTCATGAAAGTGCCTCAAGGAGGGTGGGCACCACTCGTGCTCTCAGTCATTTTTATGCTCATCATGTACATCTGGCATTATGGGACTCGTAAGAAGTACAACTTTGATCTGCACAACAAAGTATCATTGAAATGGCTTCTGGGCTTGGGACCCAGCCTTGGCATTGTCCGTGTGCCTGGTATAGGCCTCATATACTCAGAATTGGCGACTGGAGTACCTGCAATCTTCTCCCATTTTGTAACAAACCTTCCTGCATTTCACAAGGTTCTAGTGTTTGTTTGTGTAAAATCAGTCCCTGTTCCATATGTTTCTCCTGAAGAACGCTTTCTCATTGGTCGAGTATGCCCAAGACCATATCGCATGTATAGGTGCATAGTGAGATATGGGTACAAGGACATCCAGAAGGATGATGGAGATTTTGAGAACAAGCTCATACAAAGCATAGCTGAGTTCATCCAGATGGAAGCAGTAGAACCACAATTTTCTAGTTCTGAGAGTCCGTCACTCGATGGCAGGATGGCTGTTATGAGTACCAGATCTGTTCAATCAAGCTTGAGTTTAATAGTAACTGAAGCAGACATTATTAGCATCGACTCTATTCAAAGCAGCAAATCTTTAACCCTCCAGAGTCTGCGATCTGcttatgatgatgataatcCGCAAATTAGGAGGCGCCAAGTGAGATTTCAGTTGCCGCCAAATCCTGCTATGGATCCTTCAGTTAGAGAAGAGCTGATGGATTTGATCGAGGCAAAGGAAGCAGGTGTTGCTTATATAATGGGACACTCATATGTGAAGGCTAGGAGAACGTCCTCATTTTTGAAGAAGCTTGCTATTGATATGGGATATTCATTTCTTCGGAAGAACTGCAGGGGCCCTGCTGTGGCACTCAACATTCCTCACATCAGCCTTATTGAAGTTGGCATGATTTACTATGTCTAG